In the genome of Vibrio sp. NTOU-M3, one region contains:
- the tssM gene encoding type VI secretion system membrane subunit TssM: MATEAPNTQKPSKSKLAVISLLVFILLSGIVFISGWFLFSPTYWIQSLIAALFVGMLSCGLCSWLLWRKRSKPKATQEHLLILKRKKLLALHFKRMLNAQKRKKRLTSRYDQPIYLLLSEEPNKDRSIMTQMGYEAYKVDDFGNDIEFPILFWLSEHSILISISQGEDQHPEYIQTLCRCLMKWRPRQAINGLLLSTKVDSLLKSSEAITQHADQQKSQIKTFNHVFGLNLPIYNIITNMGNIADFCQFFSAFDEAKRNEVFGATSPHQKHGGIDANWFNDEYDHLISQLIANMSTALSGQLNQDYRTAISSAPYQFGLLKQSLWLFLQRLYRGEQLSDGLQFRGFYFTHTGQEGETNDLLASAVNLALGHEHYKHHPQIPVQQTLFAQHLMSHVVLNEHTLVGVNKRKQNFLFFAQTAYTFTWLALLGFVLAVIKFDFDYQNLREARADNMLERYKEAIAAAPYDIENMADNIPNLYSLHKIYALYLQPEPWYSLPFFPSSSIKQEVEQAYFNELEQVLIPSMENTLEKDLFVYVNLEDQAKTLSLLNSYRLLFNKERTNIEELKSYFINSLHEQGEADSVNLAQLQVLLDDVFTKDLVPVKANVELEQLAKKVINQTGVETLLYDHILNSAKYASRIDVRHELGNQFSQIFHFSPQYVGYMVPYLYTPSGFNELDLSVDSPVLKEALSAYEGVAGTAPSALEMYRISRDLKQMYQNDYINYWRDFIANVSVVEINNSAALNNTLDILTAASDNPVSNLYNIISKYTEVQLVTPSQDQNESAQSQADIDNDKVESARQIKLSFQEFHKLVATDEQGQKPIDTILGLLTKTQSWLSDYYSSNDPQKLAYQTLSASLKASNPISTLSSLNDNQHILLAQILKNITVQSNEMLLSLAHQYLNTTWQKEVYQPYQQTIAAFYPFSRGATSEASIADVKTFFKSSGTLDSYYNSKLKSFIKADDHSPYLPGLLPNSGLALDPSVWQMLEKASDIRSALFLSDPSKVTVQFQIKALEMSADITEFSIFAEKPIFSYQHGPMLWSNQSWTGENELTDSLTFELKAQQQSLDNQQYSGHWNWFRLVEPRVKNATSQDTHIEFSHEGSKVRLAIRTQGQSNPFVPGFFAGFALPSSI, from the coding sequence ATGGCTACGGAAGCACCAAACACTCAAAAACCGTCGAAAAGCAAGCTAGCAGTGATTAGCCTGCTTGTATTCATCCTTCTTTCAGGAATTGTTTTTATCAGCGGTTGGTTTTTGTTTTCTCCCACATATTGGATCCAAAGCTTAATTGCAGCGCTATTTGTCGGAATGCTCAGTTGTGGACTTTGTTCCTGGCTACTTTGGCGGAAGCGAAGTAAGCCAAAGGCAACACAAGAACATTTGCTGATCCTGAAACGCAAGAAGCTACTTGCGCTGCATTTTAAACGTATGCTAAATGCACAAAAACGTAAAAAACGCCTGACCAGTCGGTATGATCAGCCTATTTACTTACTGCTGAGTGAAGAGCCTAATAAAGATCGAAGTATCATGACTCAGATGGGTTATGAAGCCTATAAGGTTGACGATTTTGGGAATGATATTGAGTTCCCGATTCTATTCTGGCTCAGTGAGCACTCGATTCTCATTTCTATCAGTCAGGGAGAGGATCAACACCCTGAATATATCCAAACATTGTGCCGTTGTCTGATGAAATGGCGCCCTCGACAAGCCATTAATGGCTTGTTGCTTTCAACCAAGGTAGATAGCCTACTAAAAAGCAGCGAAGCGATTACCCAACACGCTGATCAGCAAAAATCGCAAATAAAAACCTTCAATCATGTGTTTGGGTTAAATTTGCCGATTTATAACATCATCACAAATATGGGTAATATCGCCGATTTTTGTCAGTTTTTCTCTGCATTTGATGAAGCAAAACGAAATGAAGTCTTTGGAGCCACATCGCCACACCAAAAACATGGCGGTATCGATGCTAACTGGTTTAATGATGAATATGACCATCTTATATCGCAACTCATTGCGAACATGAGCACTGCACTCTCAGGGCAATTAAACCAAGATTACCGAACGGCCATTTCCAGCGCACCCTATCAATTTGGCCTATTGAAACAAAGCTTATGGTTGTTCTTACAACGATTGTATCGAGGAGAACAGCTTAGTGATGGTCTTCAATTTAGAGGTTTTTACTTTACTCACACAGGGCAAGAAGGCGAAACCAACGATTTGCTCGCAAGTGCCGTCAATCTTGCTTTGGGGCATGAACACTACAAACATCACCCACAAATACCAGTCCAACAAACACTGTTTGCACAACACCTCATGAGTCATGTGGTGTTAAATGAACACACACTAGTTGGCGTGAATAAGCGCAAACAGAACTTCCTATTTTTTGCTCAAACCGCCTACACGTTCACGTGGTTAGCGCTCCTTGGTTTTGTTTTGGCTGTCATCAAATTCGATTTTGACTACCAAAACCTGCGTGAAGCTCGTGCGGATAACATGCTGGAAAGATATAAAGAAGCCATTGCCGCAGCACCATATGATATTGAAAATATGGCTGACAACATTCCCAATCTCTACTCTCTACACAAGATCTACGCGTTGTACCTCCAACCAGAACCATGGTACTCCTTGCCTTTCTTCCCCAGCTCTAGCATTAAACAAGAGGTAGAACAGGCATATTTCAATGAGTTAGAGCAAGTGTTGATCCCATCTATGGAGAATACGCTGGAGAAAGATTTATTTGTCTACGTAAACTTAGAAGATCAGGCAAAAACGCTCTCTCTACTTAACAGCTATCGCTTACTCTTCAATAAGGAAAGGACGAATATTGAAGAGCTCAAAAGCTATTTTATCAACAGCTTACATGAACAAGGGGAAGCAGACAGCGTCAACCTTGCCCAATTGCAGGTCCTTTTAGATGATGTGTTTACAAAAGATCTGGTCCCCGTAAAGGCAAATGTCGAGTTAGAGCAGCTCGCAAAGAAAGTAATCAATCAAACGGGTGTTGAGACACTCTTGTATGATCACATTTTGAACTCAGCCAAGTATGCTTCACGCATTGATGTTCGCCATGAACTTGGCAACCAGTTTTCACAAATCTTCCATTTCTCACCCCAGTACGTGGGGTATATGGTTCCCTACCTATACACCCCTTCTGGGTTCAATGAGTTGGATCTGTCTGTCGACTCTCCAGTATTAAAAGAAGCCCTTTCTGCCTATGAAGGAGTCGCAGGAACAGCGCCAAGCGCACTCGAGATGTATCGCATCAGTCGAGATCTGAAACAGATGTATCAAAATGACTACATTAACTATTGGCGTGATTTCATCGCGAATGTCAGTGTTGTAGAGATCAACAATTCAGCGGCTTTAAATAACACCTTAGATATTCTCACCGCAGCAAGCGATAACCCGGTATCAAATCTGTATAACATCATCAGCAAATACACTGAAGTCCAGCTTGTGACACCAAGTCAGGACCAAAATGAAAGCGCACAGTCGCAAGCAGATATTGATAACGACAAAGTCGAATCAGCAAGACAAATTAAGCTGAGTTTTCAAGAGTTCCACAAACTTGTTGCCACAGATGAGCAAGGTCAAAAGCCCATTGACACCATCCTAGGCCTGCTCACTAAAACTCAAAGCTGGCTCAGTGACTATTACAGCAGTAATGACCCACAAAAACTGGCTTATCAAACCCTTTCAGCGTCACTGAAAGCCAGTAATCCGATCTCAACCTTGTCCTCACTCAATGACAATCAACATATCTTATTGGCGCAAATTCTGAAAAACATCACAGTACAAAGCAATGAGATGCTATTAAGCCTTGCCCATCAATATCTCAACACAACTTGGCAGAAAGAGGTCTATCAACCCTATCAACAAACCATTGCAGCATTTTATCCCTTCAGTCGCGGTGCGACGTCGGAAGCCAGCATTGCTGATGTAAAAACCTTTTTTAAATCCAGCGGTACATTGGACAGCTACTACAACAGCAAACTAAAGAGTTTTATTAAAGCTGACGATCATAGCCCTTACCTACCGGGTTTATTACCCAACTCAGGCTTAGCGCTGGACCCAAGTGTGTGGCAAATGCTCGAGAAAGCAAGCGACATACGCAGCGCACTATTTTTAAGTGATCCGAGTAAAGTAACTGTTCAGTTTCAGATCAAAGCCTTGGAGATGAGTGCAGACATCACTGAATTTTCTATCTTTGCCGAAAAGCCGATATTCAGCTATCAACACGGGCCTATGCTATGGAGTAACCAATCTTGGACAGGAGAAAATGAGCTGACAGACAGCCTCACCTTTGAACTGAAAGCCCAACAGCAATCATTAGATAATCAGCAATACAGCGGGCATTGGAATTGGTTCAGGTTGGTCGAACCAAGAGTGAAAAATGCGACATCACAAGATACTCATATTGAGTTCAGCCACGAAGGAAGCAAGGTTCGCCTTGCGATTCGAACTCAAGGGCAAAGCAACCCATTTGTGCCGGGATTCTTTGCTGGCTTTGCGTTACCAAGCAGTATTTGA
- a CDS encoding protein kinase produces MTLTITTNTSQRDRIVHLLRRSGYQVHEFITKHSVKASHQNYGCVVIKIAFSQAKKQQLLQEVQFLTQHRAESWPELLDYHSSQGIDWVALPFCGERPTQKNISNIYQLEKQVATILTSIHNIGYIHGDIKPENLLVNDQQQVTLIDFGSLVPIGAAYQSHQGLTASPRFSSQAQLTRTGLAKPIDDFIALARTLATLATPSALPSCYQMLLLKDTDSK; encoded by the coding sequence ATGACATTGACGATAACGACCAACACTTCTCAACGAGATCGGATCGTCCATTTACTTCGGCGATCCGGTTATCAAGTTCATGAATTCATTACAAAACATAGCGTCAAAGCCAGCCACCAAAACTACGGTTGTGTGGTAATCAAAATCGCTTTCTCGCAAGCCAAAAAGCAGCAGCTATTGCAAGAAGTACAATTTCTCACTCAACACCGTGCTGAATCTTGGCCGGAATTGTTGGATTACCACTCTTCACAAGGCATCGATTGGGTAGCATTGCCTTTTTGTGGCGAGCGGCCGACCCAGAAAAATATTTCCAATATTTATCAACTGGAGAAGCAGGTTGCCACCATACTGACGAGCATACACAACATAGGGTATATCCACGGAGACATTAAACCTGAAAACTTGCTCGTAAATGACCAACAACAAGTGACGCTCATCGATTTTGGCAGTTTGGTCCCTATCGGTGCAGCATACCAATCTCATCAAGGTTTAACTGCCAGTCCAAGGTTCTCGTCACAAGCTCAACTCACCAGAACCGGATTGGCCAAACCCATAGATGACTTTATTGCATTGGCGCGCACACTCGCAACGTTAGCCACTCCTTCAGCGCTTCCTTCCTGTTATCAAATGTTGCTTCTAAAAGACACAGACTCTAAATGA
- a CDS encoding AraC family transcriptional regulator, whose product MKKDVSACFKRSTQLPNVELRIADRSTACYQAHSHDEFSFGVIDDGQALYANRKRQYHVRKGDIVTINPSDVHACNPQAGDWSYRMLFVDARWMGEIQQEVVQSQQQDYFAFEHDLERRLDLSQTFNQLFAALYHDNSTLNAEILLFEFVAGCSALASEPKVASMPLLHQVKEKLLDQVDSNHQLDDLAKDVDMNRYQLLRAFKHQYGLPPHAFLMDEKIKRAKVLLRQGYSLTETALQLGFSDQAHFQRQFKKKAAVTPKFYQSHFI is encoded by the coding sequence ATGAAAAAGGACGTAAGTGCGTGTTTCAAACGAAGCACACAATTGCCCAATGTGGAGCTACGCATTGCTGACCGTAGTACGGCTTGCTATCAGGCTCATTCCCATGACGAATTCTCGTTTGGTGTGATTGATGATGGTCAGGCGCTGTATGCGAACCGAAAACGACAATATCATGTTCGTAAAGGCGATATTGTCACTATTAACCCATCTGATGTTCATGCTTGTAACCCTCAAGCAGGTGACTGGTCTTATCGAATGCTGTTTGTTGATGCCCGATGGATGGGGGAAATACAACAGGAAGTGGTTCAGAGTCAGCAACAAGATTATTTCGCGTTTGAACATGATTTAGAGCGACGTTTAGATTTGAGTCAGACATTTAACCAGCTTTTCGCTGCGTTATATCACGACAATTCGACGTTAAATGCGGAGATATTGCTATTTGAGTTTGTTGCAGGATGCAGTGCTTTAGCTTCTGAACCTAAAGTTGCAAGCATGCCTTTATTGCATCAAGTGAAAGAAAAATTACTGGATCAGGTCGATAGCAACCATCAATTGGATGACTTAGCTAAAGACGTGGACATGAACCGTTACCAACTGCTCCGAGCTTTTAAACATCAGTATGGTTTGCCGCCTCATGCTTTTTTAATGGATGAGAAAATAAAGCGAGCCAAAGTACTGCTTCGTCAAGGTTATTCACTAACAGAGACTGCTCTTCAATTAGGGTTTTCTGACCAAGCGCATTTCCAGCGCCAATTTAAGAAAAAAGCGGCGGTGACGCCGAAGTTTTACCAATCTCATTTCATTTAG
- a CDS encoding LysE family translocator, translating to MEQMLLSMLVFALVGAITPGPVNLIAMSCASTGSKLQAMFHVVGASVAYAVVVLSCGTLLSRVALLDSTIEFVLQVVGSGFLLYVAYRIATSTASTIQAQEMPSTSNLWIGAVAQFSNPKAWLVAMSGVSVYVLGHDNSMLLLFMFTLISFLACLFGVGCWAWLGKWLSKRLEKVAYQRHFNQVMAILLAISVSTIWM from the coding sequence ATGGAGCAAATGTTATTGAGTATGTTGGTCTTTGCATTAGTTGGTGCGATTACGCCGGGGCCTGTCAATTTGATTGCGATGAGTTGTGCGAGCACGGGTTCAAAATTGCAAGCCATGTTTCATGTGGTAGGAGCATCCGTCGCCTATGCTGTTGTGGTATTGAGTTGTGGCACTCTACTTAGTCGGGTTGCGTTGTTAGATAGCACTATTGAATTTGTGCTTCAGGTGGTGGGGAGCGGATTCCTTTTATACGTTGCTTATCGGATTGCGACGTCAACGGCAAGTACTATACAGGCTCAAGAAATGCCTTCAACCAGTAATTTATGGATTGGCGCAGTTGCCCAATTCTCAAATCCTAAGGCTTGGCTGGTGGCGATGTCTGGGGTTAGTGTTTATGTGCTTGGTCATGATAATTCGATGCTATTACTGTTTATGTTTACGTTAATATCATTTCTTGCTTGCCTTTTCGGCGTGGGATGTTGGGCATGGCTTGGCAAGTGGCTTTCAAAAAGACTTGAAAAAGTTGCGTACCAACGCCATTTTAATCAAGTGATGGCAATACTATTAGCCATTTCAGTGAGCACTATATGGATGTAG
- a CDS encoding tripartite tricarboxylate transporter substrate binding protein: protein MFKVLKPTLAASIIAASFSFNAFAADLDKIHFLIPGGAGGGWDMTARGTGDVLVKEDIVENVSFQNLSGGGGGKAIAHLIETAKRQEDTLMVNSTPIVVRSLTGVFPQSFRDLTPVAATIADYGAIVTIPDSKYNTWKDVVKDFESNPRKVKIAGGSARGSMDHLVVAAAFKGEGFDAKKVRYIAYDAGGKAMAALLSGETQLLSTGLGEVLEMSKSGQVKILAVTAPERLAAAPDIPTLAEYGNETIFANWRGFFAAPGASQEKIDEWNTALKKMYKTDQWQVVRDRNGWIDNYKADKDFYAFLEDQEKQMGDLMRELGFLK from the coding sequence ATGTTTAAGGTACTCAAACCAACACTGGCCGCTTCGATCATCGCTGCTTCATTTTCTTTCAACGCTTTTGCAGCTGATCTCGACAAAATCCACTTTCTAATCCCTGGTGGCGCTGGCGGTGGCTGGGACATGACTGCTCGTGGTACGGGTGATGTATTGGTTAAAGAAGACATCGTTGAGAATGTCTCATTCCAAAACCTTTCTGGCGGCGGCGGCGGTAAAGCCATCGCACACCTTATTGAAACAGCAAAACGCCAAGAAGACACGCTGATGGTGAACTCAACTCCCATCGTCGTTCGTTCACTCACAGGTGTATTCCCTCAGTCTTTCCGTGATTTGACTCCTGTAGCCGCGACCATTGCAGATTATGGCGCAATCGTGACCATCCCTGATTCAAAATACAACACGTGGAAAGACGTCGTGAAGGATTTTGAAAGCAACCCTCGCAAAGTGAAAATTGCAGGTGGATCAGCGCGTGGCAGCATGGATCACCTTGTGGTTGCAGCCGCCTTTAAAGGCGAAGGTTTTGATGCTAAGAAAGTACGCTACATAGCATACGATGCAGGCGGTAAAGCAATGGCAGCATTGCTCTCTGGTGAAACGCAGCTTCTGTCTACCGGACTTGGTGAAGTATTGGAGATGTCAAAATCTGGCCAAGTTAAAATTCTTGCCGTCACTGCACCTGAGCGTCTAGCCGCCGCACCAGATATCCCAACACTTGCTGAGTATGGTAATGAGACTATATTCGCTAACTGGCGTGGATTCTTCGCCGCTCCTGGGGCAAGCCAAGAAAAAATTGATGAGTGGAATACGGCTCTGAAGAAAATGTACAAGACAGACCAATGGCAAGTGGTACGTGACCGCAATGGCTGGATTGACAACTACAAAGCAGACAAAGATTTCTACGCATTTCTGGAAGATCAAGAGAAGCAGATGGGCGACCTAATGCGTGAACTTGGTTTCTTGAAATAA
- a CDS encoding tripartite tricarboxylate transporter TctB family protein, whose product MSDLPTKLMSKEYLLCRDRVGAMIFLLLCLCYGYQTSQIPLFPGDEYEPFTARTLPTLLTYVGIGLSLLLLVTGQPDMQSGAVVGFNWKLLGGFLALMALYGVGLTYLGFVLATGFFLLAGFYLLGERRKSILFGASFPFVIAFYLLLTQGLDIYLEPGLIFTLWAS is encoded by the coding sequence ATGTCGGATCTGCCAACGAAATTGATGAGTAAAGAGTACCTACTGTGCCGCGATCGTGTCGGTGCAATGATATTCTTGCTTCTATGCCTATGTTACGGCTACCAAACGTCACAAATTCCTCTTTTCCCCGGAGATGAGTACGAACCCTTTACGGCCAGAACGCTTCCTACCCTGCTTACTTACGTAGGTATTGGGCTCTCACTACTTTTATTGGTCACTGGTCAGCCAGACATGCAGAGCGGCGCAGTGGTCGGCTTTAACTGGAAACTGCTTGGTGGGTTTCTTGCTCTGATGGCGCTCTATGGTGTTGGGCTGACTTATCTTGGGTTTGTATTAGCGACAGGTTTCTTTCTTCTTGCCGGTTTCTACTTACTCGGAGAGCGCCGCAAAAGCATTCTTTTTGGGGCGTCATTTCCATTCGTGATCGCCTTCTACCTTCTTCTGACTCAGGGACTGGATATTTATCTGGAACCGGGGCTGATCTTTACCCTTTGGGCATCGTAA
- a CDS encoding tripartite tricarboxylate transporter permease, translating into MLDGILQGLSTAVMPMNLMMVIVGCFVGTFIGMLPGLGPISAIALMIPITYGLDPSSGLILMAGVYYGAVFGGSTSSILINAPGCSSTVVTAFDGYPMAQKGQAGKALALAAYSSFTGGTLSAIMLLVAAPALATVSLSFQSSDYFALMLLGLSAVAAFAGKGQVIKAWMMTVLGLMLSTVGIDKGVGVERFTFGLTDLMDGFSFLLLAMATFALGETLMGILKPEQDTRNEEQNRMSNIGSMKVTKEEIKDVAPVSIRSSILGFFTGVLPGAGATIAAFLSYGMERNLAPKEKKEEFGKGSIRGLVAPESANNAASSGSFVPLLTLGIPGSGTTAIMLGALIAYGIQPGPRLFVEHPDVFWSVIISMYFGNIVLVILNLPLIPYISKLLAVPRTVLLPMILFFSITGVYLVSFNTMDVFIMLLIAMGAIALRLANFPLAPLLLGFILGGLMEENLRRALMISDGELSFLWERPITLTFTVLAVLVLCSPVLVKIVQKLRPAPAKMEQPR; encoded by the coding sequence ATGTTAGATGGAATCTTACAGGGTCTATCGACCGCAGTGATGCCAATGAACCTGATGATGGTGATCGTCGGTTGTTTCGTCGGCACCTTTATTGGCATGTTGCCGGGGCTTGGGCCAATTTCCGCCATAGCGCTAATGATCCCTATCACCTACGGCCTAGACCCTTCTTCTGGCCTTATTTTGATGGCTGGCGTTTATTATGGTGCAGTATTTGGTGGTTCAACTTCTTCGATTTTGATCAATGCACCAGGCTGCTCATCCACCGTAGTAACCGCATTTGATGGCTATCCAATGGCGCAAAAAGGTCAGGCAGGTAAAGCATTAGCACTGGCAGCGTATTCATCGTTTACCGGGGGTACTTTGTCCGCCATTATGCTGCTCGTGGCAGCGCCCGCGCTGGCAACTGTATCGCTGAGCTTCCAATCATCTGATTACTTTGCACTGATGCTACTTGGCTTGTCTGCCGTTGCTGCTTTCGCCGGTAAAGGCCAAGTCATCAAAGCATGGATGATGACGGTGTTGGGCTTAATGTTATCAACAGTGGGGATTGATAAAGGCGTCGGTGTGGAGCGTTTCACCTTCGGCCTAACCGATTTGATGGATGGTTTTAGTTTCCTACTATTGGCCATGGCGACTTTTGCACTCGGTGAGACCTTAATGGGGATCTTGAAACCCGAACAAGATACCCGTAACGAAGAACAAAACCGAATGAGCAATATCGGTTCGATGAAGGTCACCAAGGAAGAAATAAAAGATGTCGCGCCGGTCTCGATCCGCTCTTCAATCTTAGGTTTCTTTACTGGCGTACTTCCGGGTGCAGGCGCAACCATTGCAGCTTTCCTCAGTTACGGTATGGAACGCAACCTTGCTCCGAAAGAGAAAAAAGAAGAGTTTGGTAAAGGCAGTATTCGTGGCCTTGTGGCACCAGAGTCAGCCAACAATGCAGCATCAAGTGGTTCGTTTGTCCCTCTGCTTACGTTAGGTATTCCGGGTTCGGGCACCACTGCCATTATGCTCGGCGCATTGATCGCATACGGCATTCAGCCTGGGCCACGCTTGTTCGTTGAACACCCTGACGTTTTCTGGTCAGTGATTATTTCCATGTACTTTGGCAACATTGTGCTGGTTATTTTAAACCTGCCGCTGATCCCATATATCTCCAAGTTACTGGCAGTACCTAGAACTGTGCTGCTTCCGATGATCCTGTTCTTCTCCATCACCGGGGTGTATCTGGTCTCCTTCAATACCATGGATGTATTTATCATGTTGTTGATTGCGATGGGCGCCATTGCCTTGAGACTAGCCAACTTCCCACTGGCTCCATTGCTACTTGGCTTTATTTTAGGTGGCTTGATGGAAGAGAACTTACGCCGGGCACTGATGATCAGTGATGGCGAGCTCAGCTTCCTATGGGAACGCCCAATTACACTGACCTTTACTGTTCTTGCCGTCTTAGTTCTATGCAGTCCAGTATTGGTAAAAATTGTCCAGAAACTGCGCCCAGCGCCTGCAAAAATGGAACAACCTCGATAA
- a CDS encoding TolC family protein: MTLRPLSVLLSCLSLYAPLSLSATISFDQAWQLLQKDNNSLAAQRANVERYQHIESSTSNLNLPSVSIGANYTRLDSDITLSGKDLFESTGQSLHVPPNLAPILGPVLAQAGSVTSTITERDIFTSSIRAIWPIFTGGRISAAQSAAEGKVDEAKSQLAMETQARFEDLSKYYFSVLLAKDVLETRTLVESGLTKHRDNAIKLEQQGQIARVERLQAEAALDKAVVERKKAQKNLDIAQAALTQVLNQQAVVEPRDSLFINDTLPPLDAFVDQTLTTYPGLDLLDAKEKQASSLIKAEQGKYYPEVYLYGDYSLYEEDSLASKMKPDWLVGIGVNVPLIESSGRSDQIKAAHSAVSQVKYLKAQAKQDLSVLVQKTYLEAQQAQEEVQGLDSSLALANENLKLRDKAFSQGLSTSTDVVDAQLYLASIQTQQSAAKFNYLLSLTKLLALSNEMNTFTQYQQTASSAATK; the protein is encoded by the coding sequence ATGACGTTACGACCATTATCTGTATTACTTAGCTGCCTGAGTTTATACGCGCCACTTTCTCTAAGTGCCACCATCAGCTTTGATCAAGCTTGGCAGCTACTACAAAAAGACAATAACTCACTAGCTGCTCAACGTGCCAATGTTGAGCGCTATCAGCATATTGAATCGTCTACGTCTAACCTTAACCTACCCTCGGTTTCCATTGGTGCCAACTACACTCGCTTAGATTCAGATATCACACTATCTGGTAAAGACTTGTTTGAGAGCACAGGTCAAAGCCTGCATGTGCCACCAAATCTAGCGCCGATACTTGGCCCCGTGTTAGCTCAAGCTGGTTCGGTCACCTCCACCATCACAGAGCGTGATATTTTCACTTCATCAATTCGTGCCATATGGCCAATTTTTACTGGTGGGCGTATCAGCGCAGCGCAATCCGCAGCAGAAGGCAAAGTGGATGAAGCCAAGAGCCAGCTTGCGATGGAAACTCAGGCGCGTTTCGAAGATTTAAGTAAATACTATTTCAGCGTATTGCTAGCGAAAGACGTACTGGAAACACGAACACTCGTCGAATCAGGTTTAACCAAACATCGCGACAATGCCATTAAGTTAGAGCAACAAGGACAAATAGCTCGTGTTGAGCGCCTTCAGGCAGAGGCTGCACTGGATAAAGCAGTCGTCGAACGTAAAAAAGCCCAGAAAAACCTCGATATCGCTCAAGCAGCGCTAACACAAGTACTCAATCAACAAGCTGTTGTTGAGCCGCGTGATTCATTGTTTATTAATGACACTCTCCCACCACTGGATGCCTTCGTCGACCAAACGCTCACTACCTATCCTGGGTTGGATTTGTTGGACGCCAAAGAAAAACAGGCCTCCAGCCTTATCAAAGCGGAACAAGGTAAGTATTACCCTGAAGTCTATTTATATGGTGATTACAGCCTTTATGAAGAAGACTCTTTGGCTTCCAAAATGAAGCCCGACTGGCTCGTCGGCATTGGCGTCAATGTCCCTTTGATTGAATCGTCAGGTCGCAGTGACCAAATTAAAGCTGCTCATAGTGCCGTCTCTCAAGTGAAATACCTCAAGGCACAGGCGAAACAAGACCTCAGCGTTTTAGTACAAAAAACCTATCTTGAAGCCCAACAGGCACAAGAAGAAGTGCAAGGTTTAGACTCAAGCCTCGCACTGGCCAACGAGAACTTAAAATTGCGCGACAAAGCCTTTTCACAAGGGCTATCTACCTCAACAGACGTTGTCGATGCACAGCTTTACCTAGCAAGCATTCAAACGCAGCAATCCGCAGCAAAGTTTAACTACCTGCTCTCGCTAACCAAGCTGCTCGCCCTATCCAATGAAATGAACACATTCACTCAATACCAGCAAACCGCCAGCAGTGCGGCAACTAAATAA